The following proteins are co-located in the Spirosoma montaniterrae genome:
- a CDS encoding PAS domain-containing protein — protein MLTSESYVELVNRGYSQTRQEGSRAYPVACYEIFMLSRAQQRAKQREVMLFRQLTEIFDWTMPRRQRNGYVKKLEAGFTFILTDLSKTILWTSQSFLSMTGYAHGEAIGRSPSMLQGPDTDPNEVARIRASLDRANPVKVSLLNYRKNGEAYACRIAIDPLYNSQGELTHFLAVESEISY, from the coding sequence ATGCTTACATCGGAATCATATGTCGAATTAGTAAACCGGGGTTATAGTCAGACCCGGCAGGAAGGGAGCCGGGCTTACCCTGTTGCCTGCTATGAGATATTTATGCTTAGCCGGGCACAACAACGAGCCAAACAGCGGGAAGTCATGTTGTTTCGGCAACTGACCGAGATTTTTGACTGGACCATGCCCCGTCGGCAGCGCAATGGCTACGTAAAAAAACTGGAAGCCGGGTTTACGTTCATATTAACCGATCTGTCGAAAACTATTCTGTGGACCAGCCAGAGTTTTCTGTCCATGACCGGCTACGCGCACGGCGAAGCCATTGGCCGCTCTCCCAGCATGTTACAAGGGCCTGATACCGACCCAAACGAAGTGGCGCGTATACGTGCCTCGCTCGACCGGGCCAATCCGGTGAAAGTGAGTTTGTTAAACTATCGTAAAAATGGTGAAGCTTACGCATGCCGCATTGCTATTGACCCGCTCTACAACAGCCAGGGTGAGTTGACGCACTTTCTGGCCGTTGAAAGCGAAATTAGTTATTAG
- a CDS encoding alpha/beta fold hydrolase produces the protein MTRFLRALRWALFTILIVSVGLVVTAWFVNFRQTDQELADEFRDQLVQPAIQRYTVNDRTLSATPRTIRFMETPARPGKPVVLFVHGAPSSLSFFNAFFKDTTLLNRAQLVAVDRPGYGYSDFGRVETSIVRQAKLLQPLIDRYKSVSYLMIVGSSYGGSVAARLAMNNPERVDHVVFVSSALGPGLERTYPISHWIDTPLLRWGVPPLLRLANDEKLAHRRALEAILPDWSKIRANITMLHGQRDELVYPTNVSFAQKQLTNARVKQFLLPENRHDIVFNKREYMTQILIDILTKRELNQPVMALQTAYNTNAGIQNTPSPSQR, from the coding sequence ATGACACGTTTCTTACGCGCACTGCGCTGGGCCTTATTTACCATACTCATCGTTTCAGTTGGCTTGGTCGTGACCGCCTGGTTTGTTAATTTTCGACAAACTGACCAGGAGCTGGCCGACGAGTTTCGCGACCAGTTGGTTCAGCCTGCTATCCAGCGCTACACTGTTAATGACCGAACGCTATCGGCTACTCCGCGTACGATTCGGTTTATGGAAACGCCCGCCCGCCCCGGTAAGCCTGTGGTGCTGTTTGTACATGGCGCACCCAGTTCGCTGTCGTTTTTCAACGCCTTTTTCAAAGATACAACCTTGCTCAATCGGGCGCAGTTGGTGGCGGTTGACCGGCCCGGCTACGGATATTCCGATTTTGGCCGGGTCGAAACGTCCATTGTGCGGCAGGCCAAACTGCTACAACCGCTTATCGACCGCTATAAAAGTGTTTCCTATCTGATGATTGTAGGATCGTCGTATGGCGGGTCAGTGGCTGCCCGGCTGGCAATGAATAACCCGGAACGCGTTGATCATGTGGTGTTTGTATCATCGGCACTGGGGCCGGGGCTGGAGCGTACTTACCCCATTAGCCATTGGATCGATACGCCCTTGTTACGGTGGGGAGTGCCACCGTTGCTACGATTAGCCAACGACGAAAAATTGGCTCATCGGCGAGCGTTGGAAGCTATACTGCCCGACTGGTCGAAAATTAGAGCGAACATAACCATGCTACATGGTCAGCGCGACGAACTGGTGTACCCAACAAACGTTTCGTTTGCCCAGAAGCAACTCACCAATGCGCGGGTAAAGCAGTTTCTGCTACCCGAAAATAGACACGACATTGTGTTCAACAAGCGGGAGTACATGACTCAAATTCTGATTGATATTCTGACCAAACGTGAGCTTAATCAGCCAGTCATGGCTTTGCAAACGGCTTATAACACTAATGCGGGCATCCAGAATACACCATCGCCGAGCCAGCGGTAA
- a CDS encoding MOSC domain-containing protein translates to MQISALYLYPVKSLGGIAVNEAVVDAKGFQHDRRFMLVDPNGIFITQRSNPHMALIDVSIESDTLYVWHRHRPTDRLMLALEPDATGLPTLPVTIWDSENVSAVRVGAEADRWFTNVLGKPCHLVFMPDSTRRTIDLTYARHTDDAVSFADGYPYLLIGQASLDDLNQRLPEPIGIERFRPNIVVSGSLPFAEDSWAHFRVGELDMYGVKPCARCILTTIDPATGQKGTEPLKTLAGYRQWKHKILFGQNVLVEPNTSGLLRVGQSVTVVRQITPWLAAPSLS, encoded by the coding sequence TTGCAAATCTCTGCCCTCTACCTCTATCCGGTTAAGTCGCTTGGCGGCATTGCGGTAAACGAAGCCGTTGTCGATGCCAAAGGATTTCAGCATGATCGCCGGTTCATGCTCGTTGACCCCAACGGCATATTCATCACCCAGCGCAGCAACCCGCACATGGCCCTGATCGATGTATCGATAGAGAGCGATACGCTCTATGTCTGGCACCGGCATCGCCCCACCGACAGGCTAATGCTTGCTCTCGAACCCGACGCCACTGGCCTGCCCACGCTGCCAGTAACGATCTGGGACAGCGAGAACGTATCCGCCGTGCGTGTTGGTGCCGAAGCCGACCGCTGGTTTACCAACGTGCTCGGAAAACCCTGTCATCTGGTGTTTATGCCCGACAGCACCCGCCGAACCATTGACCTGACCTATGCCCGCCATACCGACGATGCCGTAAGCTTTGCCGATGGCTACCCGTATCTGCTAATCGGGCAGGCATCGCTCGATGACCTCAACCAACGCCTGCCCGAACCAATTGGTATCGAGCGGTTTCGGCCCAACATCGTTGTGAGTGGCAGTTTGCCGTTTGCCGAAGATAGCTGGGCGCATTTTCGTGTGGGCGAACTGGATATGTACGGCGTAAAGCCATGCGCCCGCTGCATACTGACCACTATCGACCCGGCCACCGGTCAGAAAGGAACTGAACCGCTGAAAACGCTGGCGGGCTACCGGCAATGGAAGCACAAAATTCTGTTTGGTCAGAATGTACTGGTCGAACCTAACACAAGTGGCTTGTTGCGGGTTGGTCAATCCGTAACGGTGGTGCGGCAGATAACCCCGTGGCTGGCCGCGCCCTCCCTCAGTTGA